The genomic DNA ACTACGATGATATTCCAGTGGACGCTTCCGGTAAGGATGCTCCTGAACCAATTACAGAATTTACCTCTCCACCATTGGACGAATTgttattggaaaatatcaagCTAGCCCGTTTCACCAAGCCAACTCCAGTGCAAAAATACTCTGTCCCTATCGTTGCCAACGGTAGAGATTTGATGGCTTGTGCGCAAACTGGTTCCGGTAAGACCGGTGGGTTTTTGTTCCCCGTCTTGTCCGAATCTTTCAAGACCGGTCCATCCCCTCAACCAGAAGCTCAAGGCTCCTTCTACCAAAGAAAGGCCTACCCAACCGCCGTTATCATGGCCCCAACCAGAGAATTGGCTACACAAATTTTCGACGAAGCCAAGAAATTCACCTACAGATCCTGGGTCAAGGCTTGTGTCGTGTACGGTGGTTCTCCAATCGGTAACCAACTAAGAGAAATCGAACGTGGTTGCGATCTTTTGGTCGCTACCCCAGGTCGTTTGAACGATTTGTTGGAACGTGGTAAGATCTCTTTGGCCAACGTCAAGTACCTGGTCTTGGATGAAGCTGATAGAATGTTGGATATGGGTTTCGAACCTCAAATCAGACATATCGTCGAAGACTGTGACATGACACCTGTTGGTGAAAGACAAACCCTTATGTTCTCAGCCACTTTCCCAGCTGATATCCAACATTTGGCCCGTGATTTCTTAAGTGACTACATCTTTTTATCCGTCGGTAGAGTCGGTTCTACTTCTGAAAACATTACCCAAAAGGTCTTGTACGTTGAAAACCAAGATAAGAAATCCGCCCTATTAGATTTATTGTCTGCCACCACTGATGATGGTTTGACTTTGATTTTCGTGGAAACAAAGAGAATGGCCGACCAATTGACAGATTTCTTGATCATGCAAAACTTCAGAGCTACTGCCATTCACGGTGACCGTACTCAATCCGAAAGAGAACGTGCCTTGGCTGCTTTCAGATCTGGTGCCGCCAGTCTATTGGTTGCCACCGCTGTTGCTGCTAGAGGTTTAGATATTCCAAACGTCACCCACGTTATCAACTACGACTTGCCAAGCGATGTCGATGATTACGTCCATAGAATTGGTAGAACCGGTCGTGCCGGTAACACCGGTCTTGCCACCGCCTTCTTCAACAGCGAAAACGCTAACCTTGTCAAAGGTTTGCATGAAATTTTGACTGAAGCTAACCAAGAAGTTCctccatttttgaaagacgCTATGATGAGTGCTCCTGGTAGCAGAAGCAACAGTCGTAGAGGCGGTTTCGGTCGCAGCAGTGGTAACAGAGATTACCGTAAGAGTGGCGGCGGCGCTAGCGCTGGTGGCTCCTGGGGAGCTCCAAAGAGTAGAGAGGGCTCCTTCAGAGGTGGCAGCGGCAGTGGCAGCGGTTGGGGTAGCGACAACAAATCATCTGGCTGGGGTAACAGCGGTGGTTCTTCAAACAACTCTTCTTGGTGGTGATTTACTAGCGTATTAGGATGCGGCTTTGCTATCTATCCTAgtatgttttctttttctttttccaatcACTTTTTTAACCAAGTCCTGAAAATACTgtgttgtttgtttctCTCTAGCCATTGATTGGTCCCATATGttgtttattttctctcATTGGGAGCCATTGCCctgttgcttttttttttctcctaCCTTTTTCTCTCCACTGATTAttatttgtctttttttcatggtTCTAATATTATTTTACAATTGTACTATAGAATGCCTTTGCTAATATTAactaaaaattaaagatttTCACTATGAATATAAGCGATTGAGATTTTGCATcttttataaaaaagatgaaggaATTATCATCCCTACCATTATGTTTTCCACCACATTTGCTTGATTGCTTCAACcaatatattcattaaaCTGACTATTACtatgttatttttattttcactCTTTCcgttttcagttttttttgaatgaaaacTTTATTTTGAACAGTGTTGTTTGaccttttttgtttgttattgttactTTTTACCTTACGAAAATATTCTTACTGTTCACAGTACCATTGTATAATAGTATTCATTTCCTTcctacatttttttccccaTGTTCAGGAATAAGGCTCTATTTTTCTGACCTGCCTTATTTTCTTATAATTTATTTGTGTTTTGTAGATAGAATAAACATCAACAGTATAATTCATAATACTTTCTATTGCTATATATTcgtttttgctttttcatttggttaCTTAAAGAAGTTGCCTAATATTTACAAGTTTAGTGATACATAGTTAATTCTCCATAAACAATAGTGTAACATTACCACTGGTAATACCAATACGGGTTTGACTTTTCTTCAGGTTCTTGTTTTACTAGATCATAAGGATCATCGTCAGCAAATCTCCTGGCAGATAAATCATTTTTCGTTCTATCCAAATACAATCGCTTTACTTTGTTCAAAACATCCGTTTCATCTTTGGCCACCTCGTACAGGGAACTAATGATCGGCCTGTCTCTAGGGCAACTCGATTCTTTTCCGTCCGTTTCCATATAACGTTCGTAGCCGGTTTCAATTAGTTTTTCTAGCGGTTCTCTAATGCACACATCAATACCTCTTGGAACCCATATTTCATGAAGCCCTTTGAAATCATACTTTCCCGTGGTTCGCAGTAAAATATACCCTAGATTTTTTAGTACAATCTCTATACTACCAACAAAAGGTGGAATTGCATATCGCGCATATTGCTCCTTGTCGCATAATGGACTTTTAATTCCACAACACTGCGATAATGCATGCGTTCCCGACGACGAAACACACGAGCTAAAAACTTCAATACCCTTTTCGATatgtttgaatttggtcGATGGGCCTGGAATGTACTTCACGATTTGATTTATGGACCCTTCTGGGGGCACCAAGTAAAAAAGGCCTCCGACGGTATAACATGCACCTTGTGAAGTACCGCACATCGACtcataatttttcttcttcacctgCTTACGGTTGAATAAGTTCGTCTTTCGTATTCTTTGAAGCCAATCTTTATCGAATAATTCTTCTAAGCGCAATCCAGATGTAGGCATAGAATAACCTGGCAGATCGAAAATAATTTTACCAGACGCTTGATAAGCCTGTATGGATCTAGTCAAATTAGGAATATGCGATACGCCAGCAGCCTGGGTCCTGAAGAAATTTCTCGGCTTATTGAGAGCTTCTTGCATCACTTCTTTGGAAGGCGAGTTGATTTGGCCCGTCGGATtcactttgattttataCCCAAGGTATCTTTGTAGAAGAGAGTTAATTAAAGTTGATTTACCAACATTAGGATTCCCCAATAAATACGTGTAGTTTCTGAGGGAGTTGTAAAGCATGGAAATAttccagtttttcaatGCAGATATAGCAAATGTTTTATTTGAGTCGATCCTTAAATTATACTTCAGAAACTGTTTCATAAAAATAGGGACCTTCTTGCTAACAGAAGTCTTGTCCTTGAACAGTTGGTCGCTTTTGGTCAACAACAATGTGGCATCCAAATCATGactttttaaaatattagGGTTCATATGCAAAGGAAATTCTACAAAAGGAACTATATGCATAACGTTTGAATTCTTAGGGATATAGTTTAGAACTTCATCTAATGCACTCTCAGGAAACTCTTTAAACTCATAACGATTTTGGTGGAGGGCATCGCTGCATCTTTTGCAAATAATTCTTGATGACAATTCGtctttggtttcttcgATATCCGTGGTGGTGATGTGATCTCGATCATGTAAAGCCGCTTGCTTCGACAGTTGTATATCTTGACTGAACAGTAAATATTTCAGATCATGTATATCGGGCTTTGATCTTGAATCAGGCAGCTTCTTTGGCTTCGTATAGTATCCTGCTATACTAGAGTCCTGATCTTGTAGTTTTATAGAACACGATGCACAATTTACCTTCGTTATCACACTACCGGAAAACTGACGTGCCCCTCGAAAAACAAGTCTTAGTTTCAACATCCCCGCATACTAAGTTGCTTCAAGTAACTGTATGTAGTGCTTGAAAGGTTTATCTGCAAGCATACTTCTATTATAGACTATTATCCTGGATTTTAAGCTGTAAGTCGATTGTATCATCTCCAACgatttctgaaaaattttctgtttttttttccgatgagatgagcttgaaatttttttggaataatAGAAACATACCTTTTGTATGTGAATTTCTTATTGATGCCAATTTTTGGGCAAAGAATTAGATCTACGAAGCCAGCAATAAACCGAGTAGAGATGGGTAAAGTTTCTAAATCAACGAAAAAGTTTCAATCGAAACATTTGAAGCACACCCTCgaccaaagaaagaaggaaaagaaccaaaagaagagaatcCAAGGTCGTCGTGGTAATAAGactgatgaagaaaaagccaATGCTGCTGGTACTAAAGAATTCCAACAGTTGAAAAAAGCTTCTAAGGAGgaagttttcaaagacatGTCTGTGGAaaacttctttgaaaagggtattgaaattccaaaagagaataaaaaattgaaaaagaaacagacTGCCAAGGATGAATCTGATGAGGACTCATCTTccgaggaagaagaggacaTGGGACAAAGCATGGCAAAGCTGGCTGAAAAGGATCCAGAGTTTTACAAGtatttggaagaaaatgataagGATTTGCTGGATTTTGGAGGAAGCAATCCATTGGATGGAATTAACggtgaagatgaagatgctgAAGCTGGCAAGAAAATCACTGAAACATCTGAACAAGTTGAGCATGTAAAAGAGAAGGTTGCGCTTTCTTTGAAGTTGGTTAAACAATGGAAAACACAATTACATGATTCGCCAAACTTGAAGCTATTGAGGAACATTGTCAGTGCTTTCAAGGTGGCTGtaaatttgaataaagaagaaaacattgaAGACTACAAGTACGCAATTACCGATGAAAAGGCATTTCACGAACTGATGTTTATGGTCTTGAAGGATGTACCACAGGCAATTCAGAAAATGGCCCCATACAAGATTGTTAAAGGTTCAAGAACTTTACCAAATGGAGGTACcgtttcaaaaatgtcGTCCATTGTCAAATCGCATGCTGGTTCTCTATTGATCTTATTGAACGATATTACCAATACCGAGACTGCTGCTTTAATTTTGCATTCTGTCAATGAATTGATGCCTTACCTTTTATCATATAGAAGGATCTTAAAGGAACTTATCAAATCAATTGTTGATGTATGGTCGACAACGAGAGAATTGGAAACACAGATTGCTTCTTTTGCCTTCTTGATAAACACCACCAAggaattcaagaaatccaTGCTAGAAACAACTTTGAAAACCACTTACTCTACTTTCATTAAAAGTTGTCGTAAAACAAATATGCGTTCTATGCCTTTGAttaatttccaaaaaaattcagcTGCTGAACTGTTCGGTATTGATGAAGTCGTCGGTTACCAAATCGGGTTTGAATATATTAGACAGTTGGCCATCCATTTAAGAAACACTATGAACGCAACGACTAAACAATCAAGCAAAGTTAACTCTGCTGAAGCTTACAAAATTGTATACAACTGGCAATTTTGTCATTCCTTAGATTTCTGGTCTCGCGTTTTATCATTTGCATGTCAAccagaaaaggaaaatggcCGTGAATCTCCACTGAGACAGTTGATTTATCCATTGGTTCAAGTTACTTTAGGTGTAATCAGACTAATTCCAACGCCTCAATTTTTCCCATTAAGATTTTACCTGATTAAATCACTAATTAGACTTTCTCAAAATAGTGGCGTATTCATTCCAATATACCCTCTTCTTTCTGAAATTTTAACCTCAACTGCTTTCACTAAGGCACCTAAGAAAAGTGTCAACCTGGCCGCTTTTGACTTTGATCACAATATCAAATGTACACAAGCTTACCTAAACACTAGAGTATACCAAGAAGGTTTATCTGAACAATTTGCGGACTTATTAGGTGATTATTTTGCTCTATATTGTAAAAACATCGCATTTCCCGAACTTGTGACACCAGTGATTATCTCCTTGCGTCGTTATATCAAGACTTCGATTAACATCAAATTCAACAAACGTTTATCAAACATCGTCGAAAAATTAAACCAAAATAGCGCATTTATTCAAGACAAGAGATCTGACGTTGAATTTGGGCCAAACAACAAATCCGAAGTTTCAAGATTCTTGAACGATGTAGCTTGGGAGAAAACGCCTTTAGGTTCATACGTTATTGTGCAACGCgaagtcaaagaagaaaaggctaGATTAATGAGAGAAAGTTTGGAAGAGcaagacaaagaaaaagaaatggatgaAGTCAAACTGTTAAGAGATCTCGAAAGTGATGAAGACAACGAAGACGTTGAAATGTCAGACGCTTAGGGTTAAATTAGCATTGGATTCCTCGTTTTGGATTCTAAATacttaaatatataaactGTGTAAAATAAacatgaatttttcaaaatgttaTATCTTTGTGTTTAAAGCggtttttcttcataaaggcaaaaaatcatatataaacaataaaaccgacaattttcttttgcgtttaattctttaaaaGTTTTATAATGACAGATACAATTATTAAGTAAGATATAAAATTTATTACGAGATACCAGGTTCTTATTGCTGAAATATATCTTCCAGTCTTAATCTTGGGGCAATATTCATGGATAATAATTCCTGGAATAGCAATTTTGCAGCATATGGAATAGTCattttgatgatattttccGCACTTTTACAAGTAGTACACCAACCACTGTAACCCATTAACCCACATTTATCACACACATCAACTTCAAAAGCATCAGAACTAATCATTAATCTTTCCAATAATAATTGAGAGGCACCGTAAGCGATGACACAGTCTCTTTCCATTTCACCTAATCTCAGACCACCATCTCTGGATCTACCTTCGGTAGGTTGACGCGTCAGGACAGCCCTAGGACCACGGGCTCTTGCGTGCATTTTATCCAAGACCATATgcttcaatttttgataataaatTGGCccaaaaaagatatatGCCTGTAAACATTCACCCGTTATACCGGAGTACAACATATCTTTACCTGAATAACTAAAACCTTGATCGACCAAGATCTTGGACATATCTTCCAGTTTAGAACCTCCAAAACAAGTACCGTATTCTAGGGAACCATTCAGAACACCTGCTTTACCCGATATCAATTCGATCATTTTGCCCACAGTCATACGCGATGGGAAACCGTGAGGGTTCATAATAATATCTGGCACAATACCTTGATCATTGAAAGGCAtgtcttcttgtttgaCAATAATACCACAAACACCCTTTTGTCCATGTCGAGATGAGAATTTATCACCCAATTCAGGCCTTCTACTTTGTCTTAAGAGGACTTTGATCAAAGCTTGATCATTATCAGAAACGGACATCATGACTTGGTCAATATGGGAAGGCTCAGGACCTCTATATATGACCGGAGTTTCTCTGTACTGAGTTTGAACGTTCACAttatttggatttggaGCGTCAGTCGAATTAGTTGGAACAGATTTGTTGATATAAATCTGACCGCTTTTGACTCTCATACCCACTTCACCTAAACCATCAGGACCCAAAGATTGATGTTGCCATATAGGTTCACCGTTTTCGTCAACACGCATACCCCCGATAATATCTTGAGTATGGTTTGCgtatcttttcaaaacagtTGTTGTCTTTCTACGAGTTTCACAACGACCAAAGCCTCTATCAATAGACGACTTGTTTAGGACTAAAGCATCTTCAATATCATAACCAGAATATGACATGACAGCAACTGTAGCATTCTGCCCAGCAGGTAATTTATCATAGTCGATTAATTCAATCGTTTTGGTTTTGACCATTGGTTCTTGTGGATAAGTCATCAAGTATAGCAGCGTGtctattcttttgaattggTTATATGCAATAGCACCAATGGCTTGCTTACCCATCGCACATTGATATGTGTTACGTGGAGATTGGTTATGGTGTGGATATGGAATCAAACCAGCAACGGCACCTAATATAGTGAAGGGCTCTATTTCTAGATGTGTCATTGAAGGGATAAcatctttttcatataATGCAATGTAAGAatcgttttcttcgttGACATCCAAATATTCCACCAACCCAAGCTTCAAAAAGTCATCAAAATCTAATTCTCCATCTAGTAGTTGGCGTAAATGAGTATCCTTAACAAGGGATTGACCATCGGACACGATGATTAAAGGTCTACAAATTCTACCACCATCAGTGGCGATATGAACAGCCATTTGGTGTGAGTTTGAGTAAATTGAGATAAACTCAGAAACTTTACCTGTTCTTCTTAAATCCCTGAATTGAGTGACAAATTTTATTGGAAATCTAATTGAACCAATTAAAGTACCGTTTAAGTAAACACCATAGTTCAAGTGCAATGAAGCACTATCAATTAAAGTTATATCCTCTAcaccaagaacaaaacatagtttctttataggttcttcttcatcatctgtaGTAATATGAGTCATTAATgctaaatttttcactagaCCACAAGCTTCACCTTCCGGAGTATCGGCGGTACAAAGCATACCGAATTGAGAAGGTTGTAACGCTCTTGGACCAGaaacttttcttgatttttcaaattgagaCGAAATTCTTGTCATCATACCCAATGCTGAGATATAAGATAATCTAGAAAGAACATGAGTAACACCTGCTCTTTCCATCTTAAATCTTTTCAGGGACCAATTACCCGTTGAAATAGCTCTGTTCAATCCGCTGGTGATATTATTTGAATGCACGTTGATGGATAGCAATGCATCGTATTCCATTGCTCTGTTcggttttttcaaaaccttATCGATACTTAATTTAAAATCATTattgaactttttgaataaatcttcaaacaataaagaaatcaatTGACCAGCCAATTCAAGACGCTTATTACCAACATAATCTCTATCATCAATCATTTTAGGATTATACATTGCCATTACCACTCTCCGTGTCATCATTGCAATATATAGAGCCTTTTCCCTAAAGTCAAGGGCCTCTACGGTCAAATGAGCAATGACTGTGGTCGCAATGGCTTCTATACCTTCTTGCAAAATAGACAGTTTCTGTCTTCTCATCGTCTTCACTTTGGCGCCAATGTATTCTAATGCTTGTTGTTGTGTATAAATGTctaattttgaagattccTCCAGATTGACAGCAAAAAGGTCTTGATAACTACTGTCATTACCGCAAACCAACTGCATGATTTCTAAATCTGATAAAATACCGCAAGCTTTGAGAACAACGGCGATAGGAATTTCTTCTGCGATGGAGTTATGCTTTAGGTAAATCTTACCATTCTTGGTGATAACATAAGtcttggattttctttcatgGGTAGATGAAGTGACGGAAGCCTGAAcaatgttctttttttcatcagcTTCTACAATGATACGATTCTTAGATAATTGttcttgaacaagaatGACTTTCTCGGTACCATTAACGATGAAATAACCACCTGGATCCAATGGGCATTCGTTCAGTTTCGCCATTTTTGATTCGTCGGCGTCGAATAGAATACACTTATTAGACCTTAGCATGATGGGCATCCTGCCAATTTCTACGTCTTTATGCATGATAATATTCCTACCTCTGGTATATTCTATGTCCACGTAAATAGGTGCGGAATAGGTCATGTCTCTAAGTCTACACTCATGAGGTGGCGTCAAGTAGTCCTTTGTCGAAGAAGAGGACTTCTTCCCCACTCTAATATCGacatatttcaaataaaacTCTGGATCGACATCACTTAAAATCAATTGATTTGCCTTtatgattttctttaagtCTGTATCAACGAAATAGTTGAACGAATCGAGATGCTGTTTGACCAAACCTTTAACTTTTAAGAATGCAGGCAAAAGATTCCACTTATCCTGGGCGGTATTAATCTCATCGGTGATCTTCTTACCTTTATACACTGGTTTCAATAAATCTTCAAACGCTTCGTCTTTCACATGTTTATGGACATGGGTTTTCCGTCTTTTCGTTGCATCAACCATCTTTCAGTAAAACACTTAGCCCAAAATGGTCAGAACACACAATTATCGATACTCTGGACGCTTTTTACATCCCTTCTGAACTGCTCCTTTGGTCATCACTATAGCACAGatcgaaaatttttcagctcATCTTACAATTCTAGTTTCCGTATAACATGATTTGAGAACCACATAGCTACACTTAAGGACTATTTATATCTCTATGCGCAATTATCCGGTAAATAAGGAACAATATAAGTATACACGCATACACAAACTCAGACTTCAAGCCatcatctttctttgaaCAATTATACGGCTAAGAGTGACTTAGAAAGACGAAACAACCCAATTTCATTCACcccatttttttggctCTCCTCTTTCACTTCGCACAGCCCTTTTCGCTTAGTTAAGAAGCTTAGGCCCGATCCAGTGCTATTAATAGCTTACAAGAAATAGGATCGACGTTACTATTGATGGAGCGCATAGCACAGCACTATCGTAGTGGTAAAAGAGATAGAAACGGCAACAGGATGACCTCCCCTGTTATatcagaaaaaaaccatttACAGGTCGAACAAGCAAGAACGCCTGCTCAAATGCCCGCATATAGAGGTGAAACTATAAACTTGTCCAGCCTTTCTCAAAACTCGGTCAAACCGTGCACAGATTTGGACGACCCTAGCATACGACGTAACAACTCCGACAAACGTTCCAAAGTGCTGCTGCTCGATCTATCTACAGGTCCTACTGCATCTTCATCTGTAAGCAATGCAAATGCCGGTGATATTACCATTTTACAGTTACCGCTGCCCAGCACATTAGTGAAAAGGTCGAACTACCcgtttgaaaaactacTGAAGAACTATCTTGGTTCGGAAGAGAAATATGTTGAGTTTATTAAGGTAATCAAAGCTTTTGacgttttcattttcaatgattCATTTAGTAAGATTTCGACCTGTTTAAAAACAACTTTTTGTCTCATcgaaaagtttcaaaagttCATATATCGTTCCTTCCCATCATCTTAcctgaaattttttcttttcgaaGGCTCCTTAAAGGATTGTAAACCATCTTCCTTGGggagaaacaaaaaaaattgcataACGCCTAAAGTGGATTTGAACTTGAAGCTAAACTTGCATACAAATTCAACTCTGAACTTGAGGATAAATATACCCCCACCTAATGattcaaacaaaatattCCTAcaatctttgaagaaagatttgatCCATTATTCGCCAAATTCCTTACAGaagtttttccagtttAGTATTCCTTCCGATTTAGTTTCTAACGATTCTACTCTACCCAACTGGCTTAGATACTACTcgacaaaagaaaatgaaaaggcaattctgaagaaaatttttgacaGTTTTGAAACCCTTGAGAACTTTGAAATGCGAAGATTAGAAAAGTGTTTgaagttcaagaaaatgCCTCCTCTGcaacaaaagcaacaaCCGCAACAGCAGAAAATACCAAACAAATTAGACAATTCAAAATTGTATTCTTTAACCAGTTTGCAAAGGCAATACAAAAGCGTTGAGAAAAGGAATGTGCAAAACAATAGGAACTTGAAAGTAGTTATACCAAAGCTCAACacttcatcttcaccatcaccatcaccatcaccaCTATCATCTGACGACACTATAATGACACCAATAAACGATTATGAACTTACCGAGGGCATTCAATCATTCACCAAAAACAGGTATTCCAATATCTTACCTTACGAACATTCAAGGGTCAAGTTACCTCACTCTCCCAAACCGTCTACAGAAACTGACGTACCTACAACCAACTTAGTATCTTATTCGCCGAAAACGGATGATTCTTACCCAATGTGCCCCATAGGGTCAAAAAACCATCCCTGCAAACTTAACGACTATATCAACGCAAACTATTTAAAACTATCACAAATAAATCCTGATTTCAAGTACATTGCTACCCAAGCGCCACTACCCTCTACAATGGATGACTTCTGGAAAGTCATAACGTTGAACAACGTCAGGATAATAATATCACTGAACtcagatgatgaattgaaCTTAAGAAAATGGGACGTTTACTGGAATAATTCATCATGTTCTAACTACAAAATTAAACTTCAAAACACCTGGGAAAATATTTGCAATATCGATGGATGTGTATTGAGGGTATTTCAAGTCACAAAATTAACCCCCGAAAATAATAGCCTCAAGGAGAATGGCCATGATGGTAACACTACTGCCACCACTATGCC from Saccharomyces eubayanus strain FM1318 chromosome VIII, whole genome shotgun sequence includes the following:
- the NOC2 gene encoding mRNA-binding ribosome synthesis protein NOC2 produces the protein MPIFGQRIRSTKPAINRVEMGKVSKSTKKFQSKHLKHTLDQRKKEKNQKKRIQGRRGNKTDEEKANAAGTKEFQQLKKASKEEVFKDMSVENFFEKGIEIPKENKKLKKKQTAKDESDEDSSSEEEEDMGQSMAKLAEKDPEFYKYLEENDKDLLDFGGSNPLDGINGEDEDAEAGKKITETSEQVEHVKEKVALSLKLVKQWKTQLHDSPNLKLLRNIVSAFKVAVNLNKEENIEDYKYAITDEKAFHELMFMVLKDVPQAIQKMAPYKIVKGSRTLPNGGTVSKMSSIVKSHAGSLLILLNDITNTETAALILHSVNELMPYLLSYRRILKELIKSIVDVWSTTRELETQIASFAFLINTTKEFKKSMLETTLKTTYSTFIKSCRKTNMRSMPLINFQKNSAAELFGIDEVVGYQIGFEYIRQLAIHLRNTMNATTKQSSKVNSAEAYKIVYNWQFCHSLDFWSRVLSFACQPEKENGRESPLRQLIYPLVQVTLGVIRLIPTPQFFPLRFYLIKSLIRLSQNSGVFIPIYPLLSEILTSTAFTKAPKKSVNLAAFDFDHNIKCTQAYLNTRVYQEGLSEQFADLLGDYFALYCKNIAFPELVTPVIISLRRYIKTSINIKFNKRLSNIVEKLNQNSAFIQDKRSDVEFGPNNKSEVSRFLNDVAWEKTPLGSYVIVQREVKEEKARLMRESLEEQDKEKEMDEVKLLRDLESDEDNEDVEMSDA
- the GEP3 gene encoding Gep3p; protein product: MLKLRLVFRGARQFSGSVITKVNCASCSIKLQDQDSSIAGYYTKPKKLPDSRSKPDIHDLKYLLFSQDIQLSKQAALHDRDHITTTDIEETKDELSSRIICKRCSDALHQNRYEFKEFPESALDEVLNYIPKNSNVMHIVPFVEFPLHMNPNILKSHDLDATLLLTKSDQLFKDKTSVSKKVPIFMKQFLKYNLRIDSNKTFAISALKNWNISMLYNSLRNYTYLLGNPNVGKSTLINSLLQRYLGYKIKVNPTGQINSPSKEVMQEALNKPRNFFRTQAAGVSHIPNLTRSIQAYQASGKIIFDLPGYSMPTSGLRLEELFDKDWLQRIRKTNLFNRKQVKKKNYESMCGTSQGACYTVGGLFYLVPPEGSINQIVKYIPGPSTKFKHIEKGIEVFSSCVSSSGTHALSQCCGIKSPLCDKEQYARYAIPPFVGSIEIVLKNLGYILLRTTGKYDFKGLHEIWVPRGIDVCIREPLEKLIETGYERYMETDGKESSCPRDRPIISSLYEVAKDETDVLNKVKRLYLDRTKNDLSARRFADDDPYDLVKQEPEEKSNPYWYYQW
- the RET1 gene encoding DNA-directed RNA polymerase III core subunit RET1, producing MVDATKRRKTHVHKHVKDEAFEDLLKPVYKGKKITDEINTAQDKWNLLPAFLKVKGLVKQHLDSFNYFVDTDLKKIIKANQLILSDVDPEFYLKYVDIRVGKKSSSSTKDYLTPPHECRLRDMTYSAPIYVDIEYTRGRNIIMHKDVEIGRMPIMLRSNKCILFDADESKMAKLNECPLDPGGYFIVNGTEKVILVQEQLSKNRIIVEADEKKNIVQASVTSSTHERKSKTYVITKNGKIYLKHNSIAEEIPIAVVLKACGILSDLEIMQLVCGNDSSYQDLFAVNLEESSKLDIYTQQQALEYIGAKVKTMRRQKLSILQEGIEAIATTVIAHLTVEALDFREKALYIAMMTRRVVMAMYNPKMIDDRDYVGNKRLELAGQLISLLFEDLFKKFNNDFKLSIDKVLKKPNRAMEYDALLSINVHSNNITSGLNRAISTGNWSLKRFKMERAGVTHVLSRLSYISALGMMTRISSQFEKSRKVSGPRALQPSQFGMLCTADTPEGEACGLVKNLALMTHITTDDEEEPIKKLCFVLGVEDITLIDSASLHLNYGVYLNGTLIGSIRFPIKFVTQFRDLRRTGKVSEFISIYSNSHQMAVHIATDGGRICRPLIIVSDGQSLVKDTHLRQLLDGELDFDDFLKLGLVEYLDVNEENDSYIALYEKDVIPSMTHLEIEPFTILGAVAGLIPYPHHNQSPRNTYQCAMGKQAIGAIAYNQFKRIDTLLYLMTYPQEPMVKTKTIELIDYDKLPAGQNATVAVMSYSGYDIEDALVLNKSSIDRGFGRCETRRKTTTVLKRYANHTQDIIGGMRVDENGEPIWQHQSLGPDGLGEVGMRVKSGQIYINKSVPTNSTDAPNPNNVNVQTQYRETPVIYRGPEPSHIDQVMMSVSDNDQALIKVLLRQSRRPELGDKFSSRHGQKGVCGIIVKQEDMPFNDQGIVPDIIMNPHGFPSRMTVGKMIELISGKAGVLNGSLEYGTCFGGSKLEDMSKILVDQGFSYSGKDMLYSGITGECLQAYIFFGPIYYQKLKHMVLDKMHARARGPRAVLTRQPTEGRSRDGGLRLGEMERDCVIAYGASQLLLERLMISSDAFEVDVCDKCGLMGYSGWCTTCKSAENIIKMTIPYAAKLLFQELLSMNIAPRLRLEDIFQQ
- the DED1 gene encoding DEAD-box ATP-dependent RNA helicase DED1; amino-acid sequence: MAELSEQVQNLSINDNNENGYVPPHLRGKPRGARNNSSNYNNSNGGGYNGGRGGSFFGGNNRRGGGGYSSGGFFGGNNGGSGGSRGNGRSGGRWVDGKHVPAARNERTEATLFGVPEDPNFQSSGINFDNYDDIPVDASGKDAPEPITEFTSPPLDELLLENIKLARFTKPTPVQKYSVPIVANGRDLMACAQTGSGKTGGFLFPVLSESFKTGPSPQPEAQGSFYQRKAYPTAVIMAPTRELATQIFDEAKKFTYRSWVKACVVYGGSPIGNQLREIERGCDLLVATPGRLNDLLERGKISLANVKYLVLDEADRMLDMGFEPQIRHIVEDCDMTPVGERQTLMFSATFPADIQHLARDFLSDYIFLSVGRVGSTSENITQKVLYVENQDKKSALLDLLSATTDDGLTLIFVETKRMADQLTDFLIMQNFRATAIHGDRTQSERERALAAFRSGAASLLVATAVAARGLDIPNVTHVINYDLPSDVDDYVHRIGRTGRAGNTGLATAFFNSENANLVKGLHEILTEANQEVPPFLKDAMMSAPGSRSNSRRGGFGRSSGNRDYRKSGGGASAGGSWGAPKSREGSFRGGSGSGSGWGSDNKSSGWGNSGGSSNNSSWW